In Massilia violaceinigra, one DNA window encodes the following:
- the tnpB gene encoding IS66 family insertion sequence element accessory protein TnpB (TnpB, as the term is used for proteins encoded by IS66 family insertion elements, is considered an accessory protein, since TnpC, encoded by a neighboring gene, is a DDE family transposase.) yields the protein MIGLPAGTRIWLAAGITDMRAGMNGLAARVENALTENPYSGHVFVFRGRRGDMIKVLWWTGDGLCLLAKRLEKGRFVWPQANSGSVALSQAQLSMLLEGIDWRRPERTWVPTSAL from the coding sequence ATGATCGGGCTGCCTGCGGGTACGCGGATCTGGCTGGCAGCGGGCATCACTGACATGCGTGCCGGCATGAACGGTCTCGCGGCACGAGTGGAGAACGCGCTAACCGAAAATCCCTACAGCGGCCACGTGTTCGTGTTCCGCGGTCGGCGCGGTGACATGATTAAAGTGCTCTGGTGGACTGGCGATGGCCTGTGCCTGCTGGCCAAGCGCCTGGAGAAAGGCCGCTTCGTCTGGCCGCAGGCAAACAGCGGCAGCGTAGCGCTAAGCCAGGCGCAGCTGTCGATGCTACTGGAGGGGATTGACTGGCGCCGGCCGGAGCGTACCTGGGTGCCGACATCAGCCTTGTAA
- the tnpA gene encoding IS66-like element accessory protein TnpA: MDTKIQPVIPPAKRGPYRQHSTEFKRAVVARSLVAGTSVSRLAREFNINANQVFTWRKQFADMREGGAEKAGQLLPVTVLESAGADVECASPSSGVILLTVGPVQLRLEGGVDATTLAQVLTRLLP, translated from the coding sequence ATGGACACAAAAATTCAACCAGTCATTCCGCCGGCCAAGCGTGGGCCCTACAGACAGCACAGTACCGAATTCAAACGTGCTGTCGTGGCCCGGTCCCTCGTTGCCGGCACGTCGGTATCGCGCCTGGCCCGCGAGTTCAATATCAATGCCAACCAAGTCTTCACTTGGCGAAAGCAGTTCGCCGACATGCGGGAGGGCGGGGCCGAAAAGGCCGGTCAGCTGTTGCCGGTCACCGTGCTCGAATCAGCGGGCGCGGATGTCGAGTGTGCGTCACCGTCATCAGGGGTGATATTGCTGACGGTAGGACCGGTGCAATTGCGGCTGGAAGGCGGCGTCGACGCGACAACGCTAGCGCAAGTGTTGACGCGTCTGCTGCCATGA